Proteins encoded in a region of the Sphingomonas jaspsi DSM 18422 genome:
- a CDS encoding Do family serine endopeptidase: MNRTKEFRPLRYVYGVATALLLGGTAFSVATGQAGAQVAQNSPTAIAPRPGAPASFADLTARLQPAVVNISTKQRVAVKRQADPFEEFFRRFGGQVPQGQGQGQDQQPQTRETGSLGSGFIISADGYVVTNNHLIQGADGQGTVDSVTVILSDRKEYPARIVGRDTASDLALLKIEGRNLPFVQWGDSTKARVGDWVIAIGNPYGLGGTVTAGIISALHRGGISNNGAYDRYIQTDASINMGNSGGPMFDMAGNVIGINSALISPTGASVGIGLAIPAEAAKPVIDALRRGERPQRGYLGVGLQPIDEDIAASLGIEKERGELVRTIVPGEAAAKAGLQQGDVIMRVNGQAVTPDETVSYLIANTPVGTRVPVDIIRDGKPLRLSVQVGQRPTEEELAKQSGAGQPDEGQALGSETPVAPGAALGLSLQPLNGQIIQALGLPAGQKGVVVTSVDPNSDAATKGIQRGFVIVSVNRQAVNTPQDVNAAIEAARRAGRSSVLLLVKPRQGPEAFVGVEIARR; encoded by the coding sequence ATGAATCGGACGAAGGAGTTTCGACCATTGCGCTACGTTTACGGGGTCGCCACGGCCCTCCTGCTCGGAGGCACCGCCTTTTCGGTCGCGACCGGCCAGGCCGGCGCGCAGGTTGCGCAAAATTCACCGACGGCGATTGCGCCGCGACCGGGTGCGCCGGCCAGTTTCGCTGACCTAACCGCCCGCCTGCAGCCGGCGGTCGTCAACATTTCGACCAAGCAGCGCGTTGCGGTGAAGCGTCAGGCCGATCCGTTCGAAGAATTCTTCCGCCGCTTCGGCGGGCAGGTGCCGCAGGGCCAGGGCCAGGGGCAGGACCAGCAGCCGCAAACCCGCGAAACCGGGTCGCTGGGTTCGGGCTTCATCATTTCGGCCGACGGCTATGTCGTCACCAACAATCACCTGATCCAGGGCGCCGACGGGCAGGGCACGGTCGACAGCGTCACCGTCATCCTGTCGGACCGCAAGGAATATCCCGCCCGCATCGTCGGGCGCGACACGGCTTCGGACCTTGCGCTGCTGAAGATCGAAGGACGCAACTTGCCCTTCGTCCAGTGGGGCGACAGCACCAAGGCGCGCGTCGGCGACTGGGTGATCGCGATCGGTAATCCTTACGGCCTCGGCGGCACCGTCACGGCGGGCATCATCTCCGCGCTCCACCGCGGCGGCATTTCGAATAACGGTGCCTACGACCGCTACATCCAGACCGACGCCAGCATCAACATGGGCAACAGCGGCGGACCGATGTTCGACATGGCCGGCAACGTCATCGGCATCAACTCGGCGCTGATCTCGCCGACCGGTGCCAGCGTCGGCATCGGCCTTGCCATTCCCGCCGAAGCGGCCAAGCCGGTGATCGACGCGCTGCGCCGCGGCGAACGTCCGCAGCGCGGGTATCTTGGCGTCGGCCTCCAGCCGATCGACGAAGACATCGCTGCCAGCCTGGGCATCGAAAAGGAGCGGGGCGAACTGGTCCGCACCATCGTCCCGGGCGAAGCGGCCGCCAAGGCGGGCCTCCAGCAGGGCGACGTCATCATGCGCGTCAATGGCCAGGCGGTGACGCCGGACGAAACGGTCAGCTACCTGATCGCCAACACGCCGGTCGGCACCCGCGTCCCGGTCGACATCATCCGCGACGGCAAGCCGCTGCGCTTGTCCGTGCAGGTCGGCCAGCGTCCGACCGAAGAGGAACTGGCCAAGCAATCCGGTGCCGGTCAGCCCGATGAAGGTCAGGCGCTGGGCAGCGAAACGCCCGTCGCGCCGGGCGCGGCGCTGGGCCTCTCGCTGCAGCCGCTCAACGGCCAGATCATTCAGGCACTTGGCTTGCCCGCGGGTCAGAAGGGCGTCGTGGTGACCTCTGTCGATCCCAACAGCGACGCCGCGACCAAGGGCATCCAGCGCGGCTTCGTCATCGTCTCGGTCAATCGCCAGGCGGTGAACACCCCGCAGGACGTCAACGCCGCGATCGAAGCCGCGCGCCGCGCCGGCCGCAGCAGCGTGTTGCTGCTGGTCAAGCCGCGTCAGGGGCCGGAAGCCTTCGTCGGCGTAGAGATCGCCCGCCGCTAA